The Treponema primitia ZAS-1 genome has a segment encoding these proteins:
- a CDS encoding PTS mannitol transporter subunit IICB produces the protein MKQAVQKVGRSLSAMVMPNLGAFIAWGLITALFIPTGWIPNEKLGAMVGPMLSYLLPLLIGYTGGKLTGGGVRGGVVGSIATIGVIMGASIPMFLGAMIAGPLGGYCIKKFDEAIDGHVPAGFEMLVNNFSAGIIGAILSIICYLGIGPVAEGITNALGAGVGWLVGHNLLPFASVLVEPAKILFLNNAINHGVFTPLGAQQAEAMGRSIYYMIESNPGPGLGLLLAYSLVGKGSAKSSAPGAVIIHFFGGIHEIYFPYVLMNPVLILAMIGGGFSGVLTLSIFKGGLIAPASPGSIFAELMMTPKGAYIPNILGILVGGAVSFVLSMALLKVFGKDEADLEATQAKVKASKAESKGVGVDEVKTSWENTNTSPVKVKKIVFACDAGMGSSAMGATKLRKKILAAGFTEITVVHSPVSEVPADADIIVCHKELGGRAHDANPRARLVTITDFLGAPEYEELIASLKK, from the coding sequence ATGAAACAGGCTGTTCAAAAAGTTGGACGCTCACTAAGCGCTATGGTCATGCCGAATCTGGGAGCATTTATCGCATGGGGGCTCATCACCGCCCTCTTTATCCCTACGGGCTGGATTCCCAATGAAAAACTGGGGGCGATGGTAGGACCGATGCTTTCGTATTTATTACCCCTCCTGATAGGGTATACCGGCGGAAAGCTGACAGGCGGCGGTGTCAGGGGCGGTGTGGTTGGTTCCATTGCAACTATCGGCGTCATCATGGGAGCCAGCATTCCCATGTTTCTGGGCGCCATGATTGCCGGTCCCCTGGGTGGTTATTGTATTAAAAAATTTGACGAAGCTATTGACGGCCACGTTCCCGCAGGTTTTGAAATGCTCGTTAATAATTTTTCTGCGGGAATTATCGGCGCTATTCTCTCGATCATCTGTTATCTCGGTATCGGACCTGTTGCAGAAGGAATTACCAATGCCTTGGGCGCCGGTGTCGGCTGGCTGGTGGGTCACAATCTTTTACCCTTTGCCTCAGTCCTTGTTGAACCCGCAAAGATTCTCTTCCTCAATAACGCGATAAACCACGGGGTCTTTACACCCCTGGGCGCCCAGCAGGCAGAAGCCATGGGCAGATCTATTTATTACATGATCGAGTCAAACCCCGGTCCCGGTCTGGGACTTCTATTGGCCTACAGTCTCGTAGGAAAGGGCAGCGCCAAAAGCAGCGCTCCCGGAGCGGTAATAATTCATTTCTTTGGGGGTATTCACGAGATCTACTTCCCCTATGTGCTGATGAATCCCGTACTTATCCTCGCCATGATTGGCGGCGGCTTCTCCGGGGTACTTACCTTAAGTATTTTCAAGGGCGGCCTGATTGCGCCGGCTTCTCCCGGATCAATTTTTGCGGAACTGATGATGACCCCAAAAGGAGCATATATCCCCAATATTCTGGGTATCCTGGTGGGCGGCGCCGTATCGTTTGTACTCTCCATGGCACTGCTTAAGGTTTTCGGAAAGGATGAAGCGGATCTTGAAGCGACACAGGCGAAGGTCAAGGCGAGTAAGGCTGAATCAAAGGGCGTCGGTGTTGACGAAGTAAAAACTTCCTGGGAAAATACGAATACTTCCCCTGTAAAGGTCAAAAAAATAGTCTTTGCCTGTGACGCAGGTATGGGTTCAAGCGCCATGGGTGCAACAAAACTGCGCAAGAAAATACTGGCTGCGGGGTTTACCGAAATTACCGTGGTACATTCCCCGGTAAGTGAAGTCCCGGCGGATGCGGATATTATTGTCTGTCATAAAGAATTAGGCGGACGGGCCCATGACGCTAACCCAAGGGCGCGCCTTGTAACGATTACGGATTTCCTCGGCGCTCCTGAGTACGAGGAACTTATTGCCAGCTTGAAAAAATAA
- a CDS encoding alpha/beta hydrolase: protein MSLKEVSFPSYNGRDTVKGWVYTSIRKPKGIVQVVHGLGEHSRRYLHFILKLNEAGFVVCADDHVGHGKTAIDSDTLGDYGDKGYITTTEDEKSLHDLVIKDYPGLPYIVFGHSWGSMIARSFAAQYGKLLSGLVLCGTCGVLDAFESVQKELKALIDAGKGSERDPRYLGVMFAGWTDRYEDAKTPSDWVSADPDIVADQVNDPFSNNFSKYPPTNQANYDLVALVEAITGPQWAAKVPKDLPIYNIAGDLDPVGNYGEGVYAVTNWLANTGHRRVATKLYPGHRHEINNDRDIREEVTDGVISFINSIL from the coding sequence ATGTCGTTGAAGGAAGTGAGTTTTCCGTCTTATAACGGGAGAGATACGGTTAAAGGGTGGGTATATACGTCGATTCGGAAGCCGAAAGGCATTGTACAGGTGGTCCACGGTCTTGGGGAACATTCCCGGCGGTATCTGCATTTTATTCTCAAGCTGAACGAAGCGGGGTTTGTGGTCTGCGCCGACGATCATGTGGGGCACGGCAAAACCGCCATCGATTCCGATACCCTGGGGGATTACGGCGACAAGGGGTATATCACCACCACGGAGGACGAGAAAAGCCTTCATGACCTGGTTATTAAAGATTATCCCGGACTGCCCTATATAGTATTTGGACACAGCTGGGGTTCCATGATCGCCCGGAGTTTTGCGGCCCAATACGGTAAGCTGCTCAGCGGCTTGGTTCTCTGCGGTACCTGCGGTGTTTTGGATGCCTTTGAATCCGTACAAAAGGAACTAAAGGCCCTGATCGACGCCGGGAAGGGCAGCGAACGGGACCCACGGTATTTGGGCGTAATGTTCGCGGGTTGGACCGACCGGTATGAAGATGCAAAAACCCCCAGTGACTGGGTCTCCGCAGATCCCGATATCGTTGCCGACCAGGTCAACGATCCCTTCAGTAATAATTTCTCCAAATATCCGCCTACCAATCAGGCAAACTACGATCTGGTGGCATTGGTAGAGGCTATTACCGGCCCCCAGTGGGCGGCTAAGGTCCCCAAGGATCTTCCCATTTATAATATCGCCGGGGATCTGGATCCGGTGGGAAACTACGGTGAAGGGGTGTATGCGGTTACCAACTGGCTCGCCAATACGGGCCACAGGCGGGTTGCGACAAAACTCTACCCCGGACACCGGCATGAAATCAACAATGATCGGGATATCCGGGAGGAAGTTACCGACGGGGTTATCAGCTTTATCAATAGTATTCTGTAG
- the aspS gene encoding aspartate--tRNA(Asn) ligase, translating into MRILAKDILEGKFTEEAEVSGWVHRIRELGGITFVILRDRSGVLQLVLQDTEKPNLTLESVIRARGIPALNEKAPGGTELRVTSLEIISRAAPDLPYQVNGDVAKTGLESILDNRTLSLRNPKIRSIFKVQATIIEAFAAYLRGQDFTEIKTSKLVAGGTEGGTELFEVEYFDRKVCLAQSPQYYKETMVASGLERVFEIAPAYRAEKHDTPRHLNEYVSLDVEMGFIESEKDLIELEKGVLAHVFEEVIRKNSNDVAAWNSTVPDPALVSKAPTVPYDEAMKIATSEAAKSKGGSGKIFDINPEAERFLCAWAGREHGIELIFVNQFPRRHRPFYTYPLDLGDGKASSTMSFDCLFRGLEITTGGKRQHDYNAFLEVLPRFGLKPEDMENYITLLKYGCPPHGGFAIGCERLTQKILGLANVKEASLFPRDRKRVLP; encoded by the coding sequence GTGCGTATACTCGCGAAGGACATATTGGAAGGCAAGTTTACCGAAGAAGCGGAAGTTTCCGGCTGGGTCCACCGTATCCGGGAATTGGGGGGTATCACCTTTGTGATACTCCGGGACCGTTCCGGTGTATTACAACTTGTATTACAAGATACCGAAAAACCCAATTTGACCCTGGAATCGGTGATCCGGGCGCGGGGTATCCCTGCGCTGAACGAAAAGGCCCCGGGCGGAACGGAACTGCGGGTGACATCCCTGGAAATCATCAGCCGGGCCGCACCTGATCTGCCCTACCAGGTGAACGGGGATGTTGCTAAAACCGGGCTGGAATCGATACTTGATAACCGCACACTATCCCTGCGGAATCCGAAGATCCGCTCTATTTTTAAAGTCCAGGCCACCATCATCGAAGCCTTTGCAGCATACCTGCGGGGTCAGGATTTTACGGAAATAAAAACCAGCAAGCTTGTGGCGGGAGGCACCGAGGGGGGTACCGAGCTTTTCGAGGTAGAATACTTTGACCGGAAGGTTTGCCTGGCCCAATCCCCCCAGTACTATAAGGAAACCATGGTTGCCAGCGGCCTGGAGCGGGTCTTCGAAATTGCCCCGGCATACCGGGCGGAAAAACACGACACCCCCCGGCACCTTAACGAATATGTTTCCCTGGATGTGGAGATGGGGTTCATCGAATCGGAAAAAGATTTGATAGAACTTGAAAAGGGAGTCCTGGCCCATGTTTTTGAGGAAGTGATCCGCAAAAACAGTAATGATGTGGCCGCCTGGAACTCTACGGTCCCCGACCCTGCCCTGGTTTCCAAAGCTCCCACGGTTCCCTACGATGAGGCTATGAAAATCGCCACTTCCGAGGCTGCGAAAAGCAAGGGGGGCAGCGGAAAAATCTTCGACATCAACCCCGAGGCTGAGCGCTTCCTCTGTGCCTGGGCCGGCCGGGAACACGGTATAGAGCTTATCTTTGTAAACCAGTTCCCCCGCCGGCACCGGCCCTTCTACACCTACCCCCTGGATCTGGGGGACGGTAAGGCAAGCTCCACCATGAGCTTCGACTGCCTGTTCCGCGGCCTGGAGATTACCACCGGCGGGAAGCGCCAGCATGACTACAACGCCTTCCTGGAGGTGCTCCCCCGTTTTGGTCTAAAACCGGAAGATATGGAGAATTATATAACGCTTTTAAAATACGGCTGTCCCCCCCACGGCGGCTTCGCCATAGGCTGCGAACGGCTCACCCAGAAGATACTGGGACTGGCAAACGTAAAGGAAGCAAGTCTGTTCCCCAGGGACCGGAAACGGGTTTTGCCGTAG
- the pfkB gene encoding 1-phosphofructokinase — MIITVSVNPALDKTARVDVMRPNSLNRLEDVRLDAGGKGVNVSAMIQALGGNSMAAGFAGGGAGDELLARIAGQGLAHDFVRIASVTRTNLKLVDKGGSLTELNEPGPEITAEEYETLEKKLLGFGTRGNFFVLSGSLPRGLQKDTYKKLCALLRKNGAAVFLDADGEALEKALTSIRTEVPNFIKPNRFELLKLFNMEDREASETVLIQLCKQLLERGVSLVCLSMGPEGALFISPQGTWKSPALPVKVQSSVGAGDSMVGALVYGFEKGLGAEACFALAMAASAGACTTEGTRPPARDLVNELLKQVELQKIN; from the coding sequence ATGATCATTACGGTAAGCGTAAATCCTGCGCTGGACAAGACCGCCAGGGTAGATGTAATGCGGCCCAACAGCCTGAACCGCCTTGAGGATGTACGTCTTGACGCCGGGGGCAAGGGGGTAAATGTGTCCGCCATGATTCAGGCCCTGGGGGGTAACAGCATGGCTGCCGGTTTTGCAGGTGGCGGCGCCGGGGATGAACTCCTGGCGCGGATTGCAGGACAGGGACTGGCCCATGATTTTGTGCGGATCGCATCGGTGACCCGTACCAATCTTAAGCTTGTTGATAAAGGAGGCTCCTTAACCGAATTAAACGAACCGGGGCCGGAAATAACAGCAGAAGAATATGAGACTCTGGAAAAAAAATTACTTGGTTTTGGAACCAGAGGAAATTTTTTTGTTCTTTCCGGGAGTCTCCCCAGGGGTTTACAAAAGGACACCTATAAGAAACTTTGCGCCCTACTGCGGAAAAACGGAGCGGCGGTATTTTTGGATGCCGATGGCGAAGCGTTGGAAAAAGCCCTTACATCGATCAGGACGGAAGTTCCGAATTTTATTAAACCAAACCGCTTTGAACTCCTAAAGTTATTCAACATGGAGGACAGGGAGGCTTCCGAAACGGTTTTAATTCAGCTCTGCAAACAATTACTTGAACGGGGGGTCAGCCTGGTATGCCTATCCATGGGACCGGAGGGGGCGCTCTTTATCAGTCCTCAAGGTACATGGAAGAGCCCTGCGCTTCCGGTGAAGGTACAATCAAGTGTCGGCGCCGGAGACAGTATGGTAGGCGCCCTGGTATATGGTTTTGAGAAAGGCCTCGGCGCCGAAGCGTGTTTCGCCCTGGCCATGGCCGCCTCTGCGGGCGCCTGTACAACCGAAGGTACCAGGCCACCCGCACGGGATCTGGTAAATGAACTTTTAAAGCAAGTCGAACTGCAAAAAATTAATTAA
- a CDS encoding PTS sugar transporter subunit IIA produces the protein MEMLKKENLLMNLPKADREDVIRRCGRMLVDSGYATEHYIEGMIKRDNSFTTCIGNHIALPHGEEAYKVDIISTGIVALAFPEGIDWQGTPVYLVIGIAAKGDEHLDIMGNVVDKLETGDDVKKLVREGTVDDMYKMLCGEPS, from the coding sequence ATGGAAATGCTTAAAAAGGAAAACCTTTTGATGAATCTGCCAAAGGCGGATCGGGAAGACGTTATACGCCGCTGCGGAAGGATGCTGGTGGATTCAGGATACGCCACTGAACACTATATCGAAGGGATGATCAAACGGGATAATTCTTTTACCACCTGCATCGGCAACCATATTGCCCTGCCCCACGGAGAAGAAGCCTACAAGGTCGATATTATTTCCACCGGTATTGTGGCGCTTGCCTTTCCCGAGGGCATAGACTGGCAGGGAACGCCAGTGTACCTCGTAATCGGTATTGCCGCCAAGGGGGACGAACACCTTGATATCATGGGGAATGTGGTGGATAAGCTTGAAACCGGCGATGACGTCAAGAAGCTTGTCAGGGAAGGTACGGTTGATGATATGTATAAAATGCTCTGCGGAGAGCCGTCATGA
- a CDS encoding BglG family transcription antiterminator, with translation MVLAGISARLARLLEILSDTKEPVKIDALAAMLETSRRTIFRELETAGSVLNSFQAELVSIPGRGIAFSGGEDARESIHTALAGYGLQPDSKRERLLLLVIEILANSGEIQKLFYYAERLKVSESTISNDLNELEPWFKRHGIGLTRKSGLGVMPEGTEEAIRAALVSRIVTDGDTRAKSYTAAFAFPGNEIEQGIREILKRRRDTLEWMTAESYAMITVYLMVMVKRFCAGKLLSCENKSQGDYQIKLAFTLVNDISKYFLINCGNAEIQGLASRIQACRAKQESPVETGSVEQRELIRTLTLKMIDSFDPSKAAVLKTNEKLVQLLGRHLGSALTRLQEGLDDPNPLQEELIHNYPEVFQKTCAAVKVLEEYLGFKVPVNEVTYIEIHFLSALSSLGEKNIRKRILRAGVVCVAGIGMSYMVAAQIRKRFVGQLELDVCGWDDKESWEKADFIISTIPLEDTGKPLVLIQPILQEENYQQIQNTINANAFVDRGMVTQRANQSLGEQIIVLEDIFRQTRKLLDGFRVEKINDDCSFGELSRFAAAHFAPEGWESVYNGFMERENISTQVIPDLQIVLLHTRSPAVTMPVFAVIEPNGKKFKSDYFKNAKSCVVMLLPEKTPAEITELMGGISSALIDVPAFLDAIREGNEKVIRALLEAEISDTLTQYSKEKLKK, from the coding sequence ATGGTATTGGCAGGGATTTCGGCACGGCTTGCACGGCTCTTGGAAATATTGAGTGATACGAAAGAGCCGGTAAAGATTGACGCCCTGGCGGCAATGCTGGAAACAAGCCGCCGTACGATTTTTCGGGAATTGGAAACCGCAGGCTCCGTTCTGAATTCTTTTCAGGCGGAGCTTGTTTCCATCCCCGGAAGGGGTATTGCATTTTCGGGCGGGGAAGACGCACGGGAAAGCATTCATACCGCACTTGCCGGCTACGGTCTCCAGCCGGATTCAAAACGGGAACGTCTCCTGCTGCTGGTTATCGAAATTCTTGCCAACTCGGGAGAAATACAGAAACTTTTTTATTATGCCGAACGGCTCAAGGTTAGTGAATCAACCATCAGCAATGATCTTAATGAGCTGGAACCCTGGTTTAAGCGGCACGGCATAGGGCTTACCAGGAAAAGCGGTCTTGGGGTAATGCCCGAAGGGACCGAGGAAGCAATACGGGCCGCCCTGGTAAGCCGCATTGTCACCGACGGCGATACGAGAGCTAAATCCTATACCGCAGCGTTTGCCTTTCCCGGCAATGAAATCGAACAGGGGATACGGGAGATTCTGAAGCGCCGCAGAGATACACTTGAATGGATGACCGCCGAATCCTATGCCATGATTACCGTCTATCTGATGGTGATGGTAAAACGTTTTTGCGCAGGAAAATTGCTGAGCTGTGAAAACAAAAGCCAGGGTGATTATCAGATAAAACTTGCGTTTACATTGGTAAATGACATTTCCAAATATTTTTTGATAAACTGCGGAAATGCAGAAATACAGGGACTGGCCTCCCGGATACAGGCCTGCCGGGCCAAACAGGAAAGCCCGGTAGAAACAGGTTCCGTTGAACAGCGGGAACTAATCCGGACACTGACTTTAAAAATGATAGATAGCTTTGATCCGTCCAAAGCTGCGGTTCTTAAAACAAATGAGAAACTGGTGCAGCTCCTGGGCAGACATTTAGGATCGGCCTTAACGAGATTACAGGAAGGTTTGGATGACCCCAACCCACTTCAGGAAGAATTGATACACAATTACCCTGAGGTCTTTCAAAAAACCTGTGCCGCCGTTAAGGTCCTGGAAGAATACCTTGGATTTAAAGTTCCGGTGAATGAAGTCACCTATATCGAGATACATTTTCTCTCCGCCCTTTCCTCTCTTGGAGAGAAAAATATCAGGAAACGGATACTCCGGGCAGGGGTTGTATGTGTCGCCGGCATAGGGATGTCCTATATGGTAGCTGCGCAGATACGCAAACGTTTTGTCGGACAACTGGAACTTGATGTCTGCGGCTGGGATGACAAGGAATCCTGGGAAAAGGCCGATTTTATTATTTCAACAATTCCCCTGGAAGATACCGGAAAGCCGTTAGTTTTAATCCAGCCCATCCTTCAGGAAGAAAACTATCAGCAGATTCAAAATACAATCAATGCAAATGCCTTTGTTGATCGGGGAATGGTTACTCAAAGGGCAAATCAATCCCTTGGCGAACAGATTATAGTACTTGAAGATATCTTCAGGCAGACCCGAAAGCTGCTTGACGGGTTCAGGGTTGAGAAAATAAATGATGACTGCAGTTTCGGAGAACTTTCTCGTTTTGCCGCCGCCCATTTTGCTCCCGAAGGCTGGGAATCTGTTTACAACGGTTTTATGGAACGGGAAAATATTTCCACCCAGGTAATTCCCGATCTGCAGATTGTATTACTCCATACCCGCAGCCCTGCGGTGACGATGCCGGTGTTTGCGGTGATTGAACCGAATGGAAAAAAATTCAAATCCGATTATTTTAAAAACGCAAAAAGCTGTGTCGTCATGCTCCTGCCCGAAAAGACGCCTGCAGAAATAACTGAATTGATGGGCGGCATATCAAGCGCCCTTATTGATGTCCCGGCTTTTCTCGATGCGATCCGGGAAGGTAATGAAAAGGTAATTAGGGCGTTATTGGAAGCGGAAATTTCCGACACCCTTACCCAATACAGTAAAGAAAAACTGAAAAAATAG
- a CDS encoding HPr family phosphocarrier protein, producing the protein MQQFTHTISDPNGIHARPAGLLAQQMQAFKSTITIKKDEQSASAKQLIGIMKMRLKCGQTFTLTAEGEDETAAIDAAKAFLASNL; encoded by the coding sequence ATGCAGCAATTCACCCACACCATAAGCGATCCCAATGGGATTCACGCGCGGCCCGCAGGTCTTCTTGCCCAGCAGATGCAGGCTTTTAAAAGCACTATCACCATTAAAAAGGATGAACAGAGCGCCAGCGCAAAACAGCTTATCGGCATCATGAAGATGCGGCTCAAATGCGGGCAGACCTTTACGCTGACCGCCGAAGGTGAGGATGAGACTGCGGCAATAGACGCGGCAAAAGCTTTTCTGGCGTCCAATTTATAA
- a CDS encoding zinc-binding dehydrogenase: MGQKTKAVRLYGADDLRLEEFELPEIRDDEILVKIISDSICMSTYKLTKQGKKHKRCPQNVDTNPIIIGHEFAGDIVKVGSKWSGEFKAGEKFAQQPALNYKGSLASPGYSYEFFGGDTTYCILPNEVMELGCLLHYNGDAYFYASLAEPVSCIIGGYHIMYHTNKQNYSHATDIKEGGNVLILGGAGPMGLGAVEYPLYGGNKPGRIIVTDVDDGRLERAKKLIPPELAKKQGVELYYVNPRNFDDQYKTLMDITGGKGYDDVFVYAPIRELAELGDRLMAFDGCLNFFAGPSDKNFSAMMNLYNCHYTSTHILGSTGGNTEDLKEALRLSSEKKIRPAVMVTHICGLDAVASSVMNLPDLRAGKIVTYTHINMPLTALADFEKLGEKEPLFAELHKSCAANQGLWNAEAETILLKHFGVSA, translated from the coding sequence ATGGGACAGAAAACAAAAGCGGTCAGGCTCTACGGAGCGGACGATCTTCGTTTGGAAGAATTTGAACTTCCTGAAATAAGGGATGACGAGATTCTCGTTAAAATAATCAGCGACAGCATCTGTATGTCCACCTACAAGCTTACGAAACAGGGGAAAAAACACAAACGCTGTCCGCAGAATGTGGATACCAATCCTATTATCATCGGCCATGAATTTGCCGGGGATATCGTAAAGGTCGGTTCAAAATGGAGCGGGGAATTCAAGGCGGGTGAAAAATTTGCCCAACAGCCCGCTCTTAATTACAAGGGAAGCTTAGCCTCCCCGGGCTATTCCTACGAATTTTTCGGCGGGGATACAACGTATTGTATTCTTCCCAATGAGGTAATGGAATTAGGCTGCCTCCTTCATTATAACGGGGACGCCTACTTTTATGCGTCCCTGGCCGAACCGGTAAGCTGTATCATAGGCGGCTACCATATTATGTACCACACCAACAAGCAGAATTACAGTCATGCCACGGATATCAAAGAAGGGGGTAATGTGCTTATCCTCGGCGGGGCCGGCCCCATGGGGCTTGGGGCGGTTGAGTATCCCCTGTACGGCGGCAATAAGCCAGGCAGAATAATTGTTACCGATGTTGATGACGGCCGTCTTGAACGGGCAAAAAAACTTATCCCACCTGAACTGGCAAAAAAACAGGGCGTTGAACTGTACTATGTAAATCCCCGTAATTTTGACGATCAGTATAAAACTCTTATGGATATCACCGGCGGTAAGGGCTACGATGATGTATTTGTCTATGCTCCCATCCGGGAGCTTGCGGAGCTGGGCGACCGGCTTATGGCTTTTGACGGCTGCCTTAATTTTTTTGCCGGTCCTTCGGATAAAAACTTTTCCGCCATGATGAATCTCTATAACTGCCATTATACCAGCACACACATCCTGGGAAGTACCGGGGGCAACACCGAAGATCTAAAGGAAGCGCTCAGGCTGTCCTCGGAAAAGAAAATCCGTCCTGCGGTCATGGTAACCCATATATGCGGCCTTGACGCCGTTGCATCTTCGGTGATGAATCTGCCGGACTTACGGGCGGGAAAAATCGTTACCTACACCCATATCAATATGCCCTTAACCGCCCTTGCGGATTTTGAAAAACTCGGTGAAAAGGAACCGCTTTTTGCGGAACTGCATAAAAGCTGCGCCGCCAACCAAGGACTATGGAACGCAGAAGCGGAAACAATTCTTTTAAAACATTTTGGGGTAAGCGCATGA